In one window of Lewinella sp. 4G2 DNA:
- a CDS encoding helix-turn-helix domain-containing protein, whose product MAPKYKIKRTTQATPYFFTPKNIIIFAQGAQVVAFSTKNGAMSNSFGKKVRECRESKKWSQAALAKALGVHHSLIGKYERDEVKPSIDVGQRLAKALDTTVGYLLGETADRDLLKDPAMLRRLIDINELPEEEKQHVLFNLDAVLRDFKTRRAYA is encoded by the coding sequence TTGGCACCAAAGTACAAAATCAAGCGCACCACGCAAGCAACTCCTTACTTTTTTACGCCAAAAAACATCATTATTTTTGCTCAAGGCGCGCAAGTAGTCGCATTTAGCACCAAAAATGGAGCCATGAGTAATAGTTTCGGAAAGAAAGTGAGAGAATGTAGAGAGTCTAAAAAGTGGTCGCAGGCAGCATTGGCCAAGGCTCTCGGAGTCCATCACTCCTTGATCGGAAAATATGAACGTGACGAAGTAAAGCCCAGCATCGACGTTGGCCAACGCCTCGCTAAAGCTCTCGATACCACCGTGGGCTACTTGCTCGGCGAGACCGCCGACCGTGATTTACTGAAAGACCCCGCTATGTTGCGCCGGCTGATAGATATTAACGAACTACCGGAGGAAGAAAAACAGCACGTTTTGTTTAACCTGGATGCTGTACTGCGAGATTTTAAAACAAGGCGAGCTTATGCGTAA
- a CDS encoding toprim domain-containing protein: protein MTIPEIKAALPITTVLAHYGLEAGPKGSLKCPFHDDRAASMKVYPDTNTAYCFAGSCEVQSVDVIDFVMHMEKCDKRAAILKAKELCGGPVVTPTTKQTGPTLDLAAIYEESLAGMERTPSGKEYCTTRGLDITGIGYRSRKAKERWGRGCIIFPLVDKGCVIRGLYGRAVKGGGHYYTPDRAGLYPEYPDITTTTLLLTESVIDAASIMGLLEGVTVLALYGTNGLTAAHRMEVKGLPGLAEVVLALDGDAAGRKATGAITAEIKALRSGIKVTTLVLPEGEDLNGMWISHADEEAGWLQDLYKGRRAVGEEQANENKLADGLDDEARALGQLTVKAHYLEYLGMAARYRVRGGIRGGAESLKVSLQIQSTGQDYRAKVDLYEYKQTVSLAERTAGVLDLRKDQVLDDLRRLTDLLEAHRETAATAPASPGSHPRQRPHMLPGERAAVLSFLRRPDLIDELGEYLGRAGIVGEQRSRLLLYLVALSHGTDAPLHALVQGTSGSGKTHLVTKISELLPPEDVITLTRVTDSSFYNYGREDLKYKLIVLEDLDGLKEEALLAFRELQSRGRLTSSTSIKDESGNIRGVVRTVEGPVASLAATTHGEVYEDNLSRCLVVAVDESEEQTRAVVDYQNRRAAGLVDVAGEMSLKLFLRNCVRLLDRSLTVVNPYATAVALPAEASKLRRLNALYQSFVRQIVLLHQHQRSRDRAGRLIAEVSDLKAACELLFDAIVLKVDELDGALRFFFDRLKNYVLERGREYEFTRREVRQALRISKTQQHAYLTQLLELEYIKQVGGYANRGLTYKVEYWDDSAALRARLKADLNAQLARIEQQAERHGTPGRTPEAA from the coding sequence ATGACCATCCCCGAGATCAAAGCCGCCCTCCCCATCACCACCGTCCTAGCCCACTACGGTCTGGAAGCCGGGCCGAAGGGTTCTCTAAAGTGCCCCTTCCACGACGACCGCGCCGCCTCGATGAAGGTCTACCCCGATACCAACACGGCCTACTGCTTCGCCGGGAGCTGCGAAGTCCAGAGCGTTGACGTCATCGACTTCGTGATGCACATGGAAAAGTGCGACAAGCGGGCGGCGATCCTGAAGGCAAAGGAGTTGTGTGGCGGGCCGGTGGTGACGCCGACGACGAAGCAAACCGGACCGACGCTTGACCTGGCCGCCATCTACGAAGAAAGCCTGGCCGGCATGGAGCGCACGCCAAGTGGTAAAGAATACTGCACAACGCGGGGGCTGGACATCACCGGCATCGGCTACCGAAGTCGCAAGGCGAAGGAGCGGTGGGGTCGAGGCTGCATCATCTTCCCGCTAGTGGATAAGGGCTGCGTGATCCGGGGGCTCTACGGTCGGGCGGTGAAAGGTGGCGGGCATTACTACACGCCGGACCGGGCGGGGCTTTACCCGGAGTATCCGGACATCACCACGACGACGCTGCTGCTGACGGAAAGCGTGATCGATGCGGCCAGTATCATGGGGCTACTGGAAGGGGTGACGGTACTAGCCTTGTATGGCACGAACGGGCTGACGGCGGCGCACCGGATGGAGGTTAAAGGACTGCCAGGCCTGGCCGAGGTTGTTCTGGCCTTGGACGGTGACGCAGCTGGACGGAAAGCTACCGGGGCGATCACGGCCGAAATCAAAGCACTGCGGTCAGGCATCAAGGTAACGACGCTGGTCCTGCCGGAAGGCGAAGACCTGAACGGCATGTGGATCAGCCACGCCGACGAGGAAGCCGGCTGGCTACAAGACCTATATAAAGGACGGCGCGCCGTGGGCGAAGAGCAGGCTAATGAAAACAAGCTCGCGGATGGGTTGGATGATGAAGCCAGAGCCCTGGGCCAGTTGACGGTTAAAGCCCACTACCTGGAATACCTGGGCATGGCGGCGCGCTACCGGGTCCGCGGCGGCATCCGGGGCGGGGCGGAGAGTCTCAAGGTGAGCCTGCAAATCCAGAGCACCGGCCAGGACTACCGCGCCAAAGTCGATCTGTACGAGTACAAGCAAACCGTCAGCCTGGCCGAGCGGACGGCCGGGGTGCTGGACCTGCGCAAAGATCAGGTGCTCGACGATCTACGCCGGTTGACCGATCTGCTGGAAGCGCACCGCGAGACGGCCGCCACCGCTCCCGCGTCCCCGGGCTCGCACCCGCGCCAGCGCCCGCATATGCTGCCGGGCGAACGGGCGGCGGTACTGTCGTTTTTGCGCCGCCCCGACCTTATTGACGAGCTCGGCGAATACCTCGGCCGGGCCGGTATCGTCGGCGAGCAGCGCAGCCGGCTTTTGCTCTACCTGGTTGCGCTCAGCCACGGTACGGACGCGCCGCTGCACGCCCTGGTGCAGGGTACGAGTGGCAGCGGCAAGACGCACCTGGTGACGAAGATATCCGAGTTGCTGCCGCCGGAAGACGTGATCACGCTGACGCGGGTGACGGACTCGAGTTTTTACAATTACGGGCGCGAAGACTTGAAGTATAAGCTGATCGTGCTGGAAGATCTGGACGGGTTGAAGGAGGAAGCTTTACTGGCGTTCCGCGAGTTACAGAGTCGGGGGCGGTTAACGTCGTCGACGTCGATCAAGGATGAGAGCGGCAATATCCGGGGCGTGGTCAGGACGGTGGAAGGGCCCGTGGCCAGCCTGGCGGCCACGACGCACGGCGAGGTGTACGAAGACAACCTGAGCCGCTGCCTGGTGGTGGCCGTCGACGAGAGCGAGGAGCAAACGCGGGCGGTGGTGGACTATCAGAATCGGCGGGCGGCGGGGCTGGTCGACGTGGCCGGCGAGATGTCGCTGAAGCTGTTTTTGCGTAACTGCGTGCGGCTGCTGGACCGGTCGTTGACGGTCGTCAATCCGTACGCCACGGCGGTGGCGCTGCCGGCCGAGGCGAGTAAGCTGCGACGGCTCAACGCGCTCTACCAGAGCTTCGTCCGCCAAATCGTACTGCTGCACCAACACCAGCGGAGCCGCGACCGAGCCGGGCGGCTGATCGCTGAGGTAAGCGACCTGAAGGCGGCGTGTGAGTTGCTTTTTGACGCCATCGTTTTAAAGGTGGACGAGCTCGATGGCGCCTTGCGCTTCTTCTTCGATCGGCTGAAAAACTACGTCCTGGAACGGGGCCGGGAGTATGAGTTCACGCGGCGCGAAGTGCGCCAGGCCTTGCGGATATCGAAGACCCAACAACACGCCTACCTGACGCAGCTGCTGGAGCTGGAATACATCAAACAAGTGGGCGGCTACGCCAACCGGGGGCTAACCTACAAAGTGGAGTACTGGGACGACTCGGCCGCGCTGCGGGCGCGCCTGAAGGCGGATCTGAACGCGCAACTGGCCAGAATAGAGCAGCAAGCCGAACGCCACGGAACGCCAGGCCGAACGCCAGAAGCCGCATAA
- a CDS encoding tyrosine-type recombinase/integrase, producing the protein MARPRTRILNLERPQHENYLRGLVDELVTLGYAEKSAASHHWVARRFLCWTEKHGAARVELTKRTDLEAYRTHVGAAPSLRDGGPVSDKTVYQNMRTVQLLFDYLLRIGAATADPFATFRMNQPKRGAAREILTAGEVRAMYAACDRLGERALLSLTYGCGLRVGELERLNAEDVRLTDGLLVVERGKNAKRRLIPLSAGVLRDLKHYDERRTGREPAFLRHGRGGRLRAHTAQKWLKRLAWRAMITKAVSVHVMRHSIASHLLAGGMPVEEVRVFLGHALLATTERYTRVGMEQLTQIVGDGTD; encoded by the coding sequence ATGGCAAGACCGCGCACCCGAATCTTGAATCTTGAACGGCCGCAACATGAGAACTACCTGCGTGGGCTAGTGGATGAGTTGGTCACGCTGGGCTACGCGGAAAAGAGCGCGGCCAGTCACCACTGGGTGGCGCGGCGGTTTTTGTGTTGGACGGAGAAACACGGCGCGGCGCGGGTGGAACTAACCAAACGGACCGACCTGGAAGCGTACCGAACGCACGTAGGTGCCGCGCCGAGCCTAAGGGACGGCGGGCCGGTGAGTGACAAAACCGTTTACCAAAATATGCGTACGGTGCAACTACTCTTTGACTACCTGCTGCGCATTGGCGCGGCCACTGCCGACCCCTTTGCCACCTTCAGGATGAACCAGCCGAAGCGGGGCGCGGCGCGGGAAATCCTGACGGCCGGAGAAGTGCGGGCGATGTACGCGGCGTGTGATCGGTTGGGAGAGCGGGCGTTGTTGAGTCTGACTTACGGGTGCGGCTTGCGGGTCGGAGAGTTAGAGCGGCTGAACGCGGAAGACGTGCGGTTGACGGATGGGCTTTTAGTGGTCGAGCGGGGCAAGAACGCTAAGCGGCGGTTGATCCCGTTGAGCGCAGGCGTACTGCGTGACCTGAAGCATTACGACGAGCGACGGACGGGGCGGGAACCGGCTTTTTTGCGGCACGGTCGGGGCGGTCGGCTGCGGGCGCATACGGCGCAAAAGTGGCTGAAGCGGTTGGCCTGGCGGGCGATGATCACCAAGGCGGTAAGCGTTCACGTGATGCGGCACAGCATCGCTAGTCATCTATTGGCCGGCGGGATGCCGGTGGAGGAAGTGCGGGTGTTTTTGGGGCACGCGCTGCTGGCCACGACGGAGCGGTACACGCGGGTGGGGATGGAGCAGCTGACACAAATCGTGGGTGATGGAACTGACTGA
- a CDS encoding tyrosine-type recombinase/integrase: MELTDYLRQKYSDRSTAGYRYGIEKYVAAVGGKAAALTADYAKILAYVAKLREENRRVRTLKNYVFAVKIYYHFLRDTGQRDDHPCLRLRLRDAVDRSIRIDELYTPEALAGLLDGGGSKLAGLTGRNRVIIGLLVHQALLVSEVVALRVGDVNLKAGTIYVSESVGNRARTLPLVAAQIMALHEYIERDRPLLIGKHVEPGRLVVSRFGQPLHGHGISRLINGPKYSSEGKRFLPLRIRQSVIAHKLKANHDLRAVQVFAGHRQISSTEAYRQDDLERLKTGIARHHPLR, encoded by the coding sequence ATGGAACTGACTGACTACCTGCGGCAAAAGTATAGTGATCGGAGCACAGCGGGCTATCGCTACGGTATCGAAAAGTACGTGGCGGCGGTGGGTGGTAAGGCGGCGGCGCTGACGGCGGACTACGCTAAAATACTGGCTTACGTGGCTAAGTTGCGAGAAGAAAACCGGCGAGTGCGGACGTTGAAGAACTACGTTTTTGCCGTGAAGATCTACTACCATTTTTTGCGGGACACGGGCCAGCGTGACGATCATCCATGTTTACGGTTACGGCTGCGCGACGCGGTGGATCGAAGTATCCGTATTGATGAGCTGTACACGCCGGAAGCACTGGCCGGGTTGTTGGACGGTGGCGGCAGCAAGTTGGCTGGGCTGACGGGGCGTAATCGGGTGATCATTGGGCTGCTGGTGCATCAGGCATTGTTGGTTAGCGAGGTTGTAGCGTTGCGGGTTGGTGATGTCAATCTGAAGGCGGGGACCATTTACGTGAGCGAAAGCGTCGGTAACCGGGCGCGGACCTTGCCGTTAGTGGCGGCGCAGATCATGGCTTTGCACGAATATATCGAGCGTGACCGGCCGTTGCTGATTGGTAAGCACGTAGAGCCGGGGCGGTTGGTTGTCTCTCGGTTCGGTCAACCGCTGCACGGTCATGGCATTAGTCGGCTCATCAACGGACCGAAGTACAGTAGCGAGGGTAAGCGGTTCTTGCCCTTGCGTATCCGGCAGAGCGTCATCGCGCACAAACTCAAAGCTAACCATGACTTACGGGCGGTGCAGGTCTTTGCCGGCCACCGGCAGATATCGAGCACGGAGGCCTACCGCCAGGATGACTTGGAAAGACTAAAGACGGGGATAGCGCGACATCATCCGTTACGGTAA
- a CDS encoding aminotransferase class IV — MLLESIRLEDGQFSNLALHQKRLDRARRVSFGKPKKLRISDIIDGLDVPQQGTHKLRIVYGEDLISAEFHPYSIKPITSLKVVKADGLDYGHKYSNRDGIKHLFERRGKCDDIIMVKHGYVMDASYANLALYDGRHWYTPAYPMLRGVRREQLLKEKILRPAIIRDRDLGNFQMARLVNAMIPWGAGNDILNIVP; from the coding sequence GTGTTACTCGAATCGATCCGCCTCGAAGATGGACAATTTTCCAACCTGGCCCTCCACCAGAAGCGGCTGGACCGCGCCCGGAGAGTCAGTTTCGGCAAGCCCAAAAAGCTACGGATTAGCGATATCATTGATGGTCTGGACGTACCTCAACAGGGCACCCATAAGTTGCGGATCGTTTACGGTGAAGACCTAATTTCTGCGGAGTTCCATCCCTACTCCATCAAACCCATCACGTCCCTCAAAGTCGTTAAAGCTGATGGATTGGACTACGGGCACAAGTACAGCAATCGGGATGGGATCAAACACCTCTTCGAGCGGCGGGGGAAGTGTGACGACATAATCATGGTCAAGCACGGCTACGTGATGGACGCCAGTTACGCAAACCTAGCCTTGTACGACGGGCGCCATTGGTATACGCCTGCCTACCCGATGCTTAGGGGCGTGCGGCGCGAGCAGTTGCTGAAAGAAAAGATCCTGCGGCCCGCCATTATTCGCGACCGGGATCTCGGCAACTTTCAGATGGCACGGTTGGTCAACGCGATGATCCCTTGGGGAGCAGGGAATGATATTCTAAATATCGTACCCTGA
- a CDS encoding aminodeoxychorismate synthase component I, which translates to MQDNDLVMDYWAKELDRLGALGTPCFFLVDFEQKGPRIWTLDDPQLPEFHFPGSPAKPSEADNRIRPRLYAEPPSMEEFRRAFDVVQTGLKRGDSFLTNLTFPIPIQLNCGLADVYHAAQAKYRIYLPEEFTCFSPETFVTVSAEGTIESRPMKGTALDNEKDRNDLLKSEKEIAEHATIVDLIRNDLSMVASRVRVTDYRYFHKISTSRRGLVQTSSNISGQLPVNWRTKLGSTIAKLLPAGSISGAPKPATLNIIRRAELQERGYYCGIGGYFDGRTLDTCVLIRLIEKREDGTFFFRSGGGITARSRWEDEFNELKAKVRIPVAEEVFPDN; encoded by the coding sequence ATGCAGGATAATGATCTCGTGATGGACTACTGGGCGAAAGAGCTAGACCGGCTCGGCGCACTGGGCACCCCCTGCTTTTTCCTGGTCGACTTCGAGCAAAAAGGCCCCCGCATCTGGACGTTGGATGACCCTCAGCTTCCGGAATTTCATTTTCCCGGAAGCCCCGCTAAGCCATCTGAAGCGGATAATCGTATTCGCCCTCGCCTCTACGCGGAACCGCCCTCGATGGAAGAATTTCGTAGAGCATTTGACGTCGTTCAGACTGGCCTAAAACGGGGCGACAGCTTTCTCACCAACCTCACCTTCCCGATTCCCATCCAACTTAATTGTGGCCTGGCGGATGTGTACCACGCAGCCCAGGCGAAGTATCGGATATACCTTCCCGAGGAATTTACGTGCTTCAGCCCCGAAACATTCGTTACCGTCTCCGCGGAGGGAACCATTGAAAGCCGCCCGATGAAAGGGACGGCCTTGGATAATGAGAAGGACCGCAACGATTTACTGAAGAGCGAGAAAGAGATTGCGGAGCACGCCACCATCGTAGATCTTATTCGGAACGACCTCAGCATGGTCGCCAGCCGCGTGCGCGTGACGGACTACCGGTACTTCCACAAAATCAGTACGAGCCGTAGGGGTCTGGTCCAGACCAGCAGCAATATCAGTGGACAATTGCCGGTAAATTGGCGGACGAAATTGGGGTCCACGATCGCTAAACTCCTCCCCGCCGGTTCCATCAGTGGGGCTCCCAAGCCCGCTACCCTGAACATTATCCGGAGGGCGGAACTACAAGAGCGCGGCTACTACTGCGGGATCGGGGGTTACTTCGATGGTCGTACGCTCGATACCTGCGTGCTTATCCGCTTGATCGAAAAACGGGAGGACGGCACCTTCTTCTTCCGTTCCGGCGGCGGCATCACCGCCCGGAGCCGCTGGGAGGACGAGTTTAATGAGCTCAAGGCAAAAGTTCGCATCCCCGTGGCCGAGGAAGTTTTCCCGGATAATTGA
- a CDS encoding VCBS repeat-containing protein: MIKHTFAFLMLASLAFTCGGGEKTMEETSTEPEMTSNKAMEFTSHRVVDDAKWWWALTIGDVTNDGLQDVVYINNNANGGYLGYREGTRDTGVWKTVIVAETPPTGGTFAAGDLETGDMDGDGDQDILAVKHTGEWDDAGESAEIFYYENPSWEAHPIGEAKDAVKDLSIGDFDGDGRMDLAVLTFDENNLRIHHQQADGTFKMVQDITRAGLHEGMDVGDLDGDGDVDIAANGFIFDNPGGDLTGEWKVSVVDEKWNNQTGDWSANGTKEFIRDVDGDGTPEIFISHSERGGYPLAYYSRNADGSYLEHVVVEELPAAHTLQVFDMDLDGDMDIVTGINFARAVNLEPKVDHFEVMVLVNDGTGQFTRKVIDDEGIYNGRVADFEGDGDYDIFRYPNHEAKELFLLENETVSK; this comes from the coding sequence ATGATCAAGCACACCTTCGCATTTCTTATGCTCGCCAGCCTGGCCTTCACCTGTGGCGGCGGCGAGAAAACCATGGAAGAAACTTCGACCGAACCGGAAATGACCAGCAACAAAGCCATGGAATTCACCTCCCACCGGGTGGTGGACGACGCCAAATGGTGGTGGGCCCTCACCATCGGTGACGTGACGAATGACGGGCTGCAGGACGTCGTCTACATCAACAACAACGCCAACGGCGGCTACCTCGGTTACCGCGAGGGCACCCGGGATACGGGCGTCTGGAAAACGGTAATCGTCGCCGAAACGCCCCCTACCGGAGGCACTTTCGCCGCCGGAGATCTAGAAACCGGAGACATGGACGGAGATGGCGACCAGGACATCCTGGCCGTAAAGCACACCGGCGAGTGGGACGATGCCGGCGAATCCGCCGAGATCTTTTACTACGAAAACCCCAGTTGGGAAGCTCACCCAATCGGCGAAGCAAAAGACGCCGTAAAGGACCTCAGTATCGGCGATTTCGACGGCGACGGCCGCATGGATCTCGCGGTATTAACCTTCGACGAAAATAACCTCCGCATCCACCACCAACAGGCCGATGGTACTTTCAAAATGGTGCAGGACATCACCCGCGCCGGCCTCCACGAAGGCATGGACGTTGGTGATCTGGACGGAGACGGCGACGTGGACATCGCCGCCAATGGATTCATCTTCGATAACCCCGGCGGTGACCTGACGGGCGAATGGAAAGTCTCCGTCGTAGACGAAAAATGGAATAACCAGACCGGCGACTGGAGTGCGAACGGCACGAAAGAATTCATCCGCGACGTGGACGGTGACGGAACGCCCGAGATCTTCATCAGCCACAGCGAACGCGGTGGTTACCCGCTGGCCTATTACTCCCGCAACGCCGACGGTTCCTACCTGGAACACGTCGTGGTGGAAGAATTGCCCGCCGCCCACACCCTCCAGGTATTTGATATGGATCTAGACGGAGATATGGACATCGTGACCGGCATCAATTTTGCCCGCGCCGTCAATCTGGAGCCAAAGGTCGACCACTTTGAAGTCATGGTGCTCGTCAACGACGGCACCGGCCAGTTCACCCGCAAGGTCATCGACGACGAAGGCATCTACAACGGCCGCGTTGCCGATTTTGAAGGCGACGGCGATTACGACATTTTCCGATACCCCAACCACGAGGCAAAGGAGCTTTTTCTCCTCGAAAATGAAACCGTCAGCAAGTAA
- a CDS encoding FG-GAP-like repeat-containing protein, with translation MNWNKIILGAAAGALLGLANCAGPSTEESTTTQEAKPLATDQWTYIEVDSTKAMWGDFAEPEWLRYFGLAAGDLNKDGHLDIVTGRNAYLSPGGNLEGAWQKVDLGQNVDANLVYQATGEKRPRILAENLPDVVEYQLLEDGTFSEGEIVAQVPATSHHNGQGYKLADLDPKLGDDEVIYASQGGLYVMDPTSAKPWTVTLVGKDASDEGVGVADMDGDGDLDLISGYRVPGADAEVPTVVVWFENPGKITPDWKRHPVGNTIFATDRVEAADLDGDGRTDVVVAEERYPGLEPDANLWAFMQSDTGFVRKALVTQYSMNNLSLPDIDGDGDIDIITAEHKGPNLALQLWKNDGSGHFTMEEIDRGKESHLGAQPYDLDGDGDLDLISIGWDQHKYVHVWRNDAR, from the coding sequence ATGAACTGGAATAAAATCATTTTGGGCGCTGCCGCAGGTGCACTGTTAGGACTGGCAAACTGTGCCGGGCCCAGTACGGAAGAATCAACTACAACGCAAGAGGCAAAACCCCTCGCCACCGACCAGTGGACGTACATCGAGGTGGATTCCACCAAAGCCATGTGGGGCGACTTCGCCGAACCGGAATGGCTCCGCTACTTCGGCCTTGCCGCCGGTGACCTCAACAAAGATGGCCACCTGGATATCGTGACCGGCCGTAACGCTTACCTCAGCCCCGGCGGCAACCTGGAGGGTGCATGGCAGAAGGTTGATCTCGGCCAAAACGTCGACGCCAACCTGGTGTACCAGGCCACCGGCGAAAAGCGCCCCCGCATCCTCGCGGAAAACCTGCCCGACGTCGTTGAGTACCAACTGCTGGAAGACGGAACTTTTAGCGAGGGTGAAATCGTCGCCCAGGTACCCGCCACCAGCCACCACAACGGACAGGGCTACAAACTAGCCGACCTGGACCCCAAGTTGGGTGACGACGAAGTGATCTACGCCAGCCAGGGCGGCCTCTACGTAATGGACCCGACGAGCGCCAAACCTTGGACGGTCACGCTAGTCGGTAAAGACGCGAGCGACGAAGGGGTAGGGGTGGCCGATATGGACGGCGACGGTGACCTGGACCTCATCTCCGGATACCGTGTCCCCGGCGCAGACGCCGAAGTACCCACCGTCGTAGTGTGGTTCGAGAATCCCGGTAAGATCACCCCCGACTGGAAGCGCCACCCCGTTGGCAACACCATCTTCGCCACCGACCGGGTAGAGGCCGCCGACCTGGATGGCGACGGCCGCACGGACGTCGTCGTAGCCGAAGAACGTTACCCCGGCCTCGAACCGGATGCCAACCTGTGGGCCTTTATGCAGTCCGACACGGGATTCGTCCGTAAAGCACTGGTTACCCAGTACTCCATGAATAATCTTTCGTTGCCGGACATCGACGGCGACGGCGATATAGACATCATCACCGCCGAACACAAGGGGCCAAATCTGGCCCTCCAGCTTTGGAAAAACGATGGATCCGGCCACTTTACGATGGAGGAGATTGACCGTGGCAAAGAATCTCACCTCGGCGCCCAACCCTACGATCTTGATGGTGATGGCGACCTCGACCTGATTAGCATTGGGTGGGACCAGCATAAGTACGTCCACGTTTGGCGTAATGATGCCCGGTAG